The following coding sequences are from one Nicotiana tabacum cultivar K326 chromosome 1, ASM71507v2, whole genome shotgun sequence window:
- the LOC107807634 gene encoding putative serine/threonine-protein kinase At1g54610 isoform X2: MGCVCGKASPSVKDRRDGQKTRELAKGASTVVSKRRESFRVKEKLENGDAKVGSFGRKGNGSKRVGDDHYVKIKQKLEVSVNSFAGYGVVPKAMEAELIAAGWPSSLASVAGEAINGWLPRKADTFEKLDKIGQGTYSSVYKARDLVNDKVVALKRVRFDKMDPESIKFMAREIVILRRLDHPNIIKLEGLVVSRASCSLYLVFEYMEHDLTGLASLPGIKFTEPQVKCYMRQLLSGLDHCHNRGVLHRDIKGSNLLIDNNGALKIADFGLANFFDNQQSVPLTSRVVTLWYRPPELLLGASHYGAAVDLWSTGCILGELYVAKPIMPGRTEVEQLHKIFKLCGSPTADYWKKTKLSYSAVFKPVQPYKRRIGERFKELPPSAVGLLETLLSIDPSLRGTAAGALESEFFTTKPFACDPLTLPTYPPSKEIDAKLREEEAKRQPTANGSKERQAAPADDANAKLARSMQGKQTSSNPKSQSDRFNPQKVAASGFRNDPPKASQAVKETVNNHLENLSERFSANEDLSETFSHSVPLALGVGCAKSGMKYDDISIGLNRADISNLAASRSVVSGDARDAAHQVERRARLLDEHSRKQDGKYLTQNYTGSHQFESGRTSLKEANMNGHDYEGNKIYFSGSLLVQSSKVDQMLKDHDRQIQEAARRARLEKARAGQAQARGM, from the exons ATGGGTTGTGTTTGTGGGAAAGCTTCTCCGTCTGTCAAAGATAGGCGAGATGGCCAAAAGACGAGAGAATTAGCTAAAGGTGCATCAACTGTGGTGTCAAAGAGAAGAGAAAGTTTCAGGGTGAAGGAGAAGTTGGAAAATGGGGATGCTAAGGTTGGTTCTTTCGGTAGGAAAGGTAATGGATCTAAAAGGGTCGGGGACGATCACTatgtgaaaataaagcaaaagcTTGAAGTTTCTGTGAATAGTTTTGCAGGATATGGAGTTGTCCCGAAAGCCATGGAGGCGGAGTTGATTGCTGCCGGATGGCCTTCTTCGCTTGCTTCTGTGGCCGGTGAAGCTATTAACGGATGGCTTCCACGCAAGGCTGATACTTTTGAGAAATTAGACAAG ATTGGCCAAGGAACTTATAGTAGCGTATACAAGGCACGTGACCTGGTTAATGATAAAGTTGTTGCGCTCAAAAGAGTGAGGTTTGATAAAATGGATCCCGAAAGTATAAAATTTATGGCAAGGGAGATTGTTATTCTGCGGAGGCTTGATCATCCAAATATCATCAAATTGGAAGGTTTAGTTGTATCAAGAGCATCTTGTAGTCTGTACCTTGTCTTCGAGTACATGGAACACGATCTTACTGGATTGGCGTCTCTTCCCGGTATTAAATTTACAGAGCCGCAG GTTAAATGTTACATGCGACAGCTTTTAAGTGGACTTGATCATTGCCATAATCGAGGTGTTCTGCATCGGGATATCAAGGGTTCTAATCTTCTAATTGACAATAATGGCGCTTTAAAGATTGCAGATTTTGGGTTGGCGAACTTTTTCGATAACCAGCAAAGTGTTCCATTAACAAGCCGTGTTGTGACTCTTTGGTATCGACCGCCAGAGCTATTACTTGGAGCAAGTCATTATGGAGCTGCAGTAGACTTGTGGAGTACTGGCTGTATACTTGGAGAATTATATGTCGCCAAGCCTATAATGCCCGGTAGGACAGAG GTGGAGCAACTACATAAAATCTTTAAGCTTTGTGGTTCGCCAACTGCGGATTATTGGAAAAAAACAAAACTATCTTATTCAGCAGTATTTAAACCTGTACAGCCTTACAAACGGCGTATTGGGGAAAGATTTAAGGAGCTTCCTCCATCTGCTGTCGGATTACTGGAGACACTACTTTCTATCGATCCTTCACTTAGAGGAACAGCAGCTGGTGCTCTTGAGAGTGAG TTCTTCACCACAAAGCCATTTGCTTGTGATCCTTTAACTTTGCCGACATATCCTCCCAGCAAGGAAATTGATGCAAAATTGCGGGAAGAGGAAGCTAAAAG GCAACCCACTGCAAATGGATCAAAAGAACGTCAGGCAGCTCCAGCAGATGATGCTAATGCCAAGTTGGCAAGGTCAATGCAG GGGAAGCAGACCAGTTCCAATCCTAAGAGCCAAAGTGATCGGTTCAATCCCCAGAAGGTAGCTGCTTCTGGCTTTCGAAATGATCCACCTAAAGCATCACAAGCAGTGAAAGAAACTGTCAACAATCACCTCGAGAATCTTTCAGAGAGATTTTCAGCCAACGAGGATCTCTCGGAGACATTTTCTCATTCAGTCCCTCTGGCTCTAGGGGTTGGGTGCGCAAAATCTGGGATGAAATATGATGATATTTCTATTGGTCTGAATAGAGCCGACATATCGAACTTAGCAGCATCCAGGTCCGTTGTGTCTGGAGATGCTCGAGATGCAGCCCATCAAGTAGAAAGGCGAGCGCGGTTGCTAGATGAACATTCGAGGAAGCAGGACGGGAAGTATCTCACGCAGAACTATACGGGTTCTCATCAATTTGAAAGTGGAAGGACCAGTTTGAAGGAGGCAAATATG AACGGCCATGATTACGAGGGAAACAAGATCTATTTTTCTGGTTCACTACTAGTTCAATCAAGTAAAGTAGATCAAATGCTTAAAGACCATGATCGTCAGATCCAGGAAGCTGCACGACGAGCGAGGCTGGAGAAGGCAAGAGCAGGTCAAGCTCAGGCTCGAGGAATGTGA
- the LOC107807634 gene encoding putative serine/threonine-protein kinase At1g54610 isoform X4: MGCVCGKASPSVKDRRDGQKTRELAKGASTVVSKRRESFRVKEKLENGDAKVGSFGRKGYGVVPKAMEAELIAAGWPSSLASVAGEAINGWLPRKADTFEKLDKIGQGTYSSVYKARDLVNDKVVALKRVRFDKMDPESIKFMAREIVILRRLDHPNIIKLEGLVVSRASCSLYLVFEYMEHDLTGLASLPGIKFTEPQVKCYMRQLLSGLDHCHNRGVLHRDIKGSNLLIDNNGALKIADFGLANFFDNQQSVPLTSRVVTLWYRPPELLLGASHYGAAVDLWSTGCILGELYVAKPIMPGRTEVEQLHKIFKLCGSPTADYWKKTKLSYSAVFKPVQPYKRRIGERFKELPPSAVGLLETLLSIDPSLRGTAAGALESEFFTTKPFACDPLTLPTYPPSKEIDAKLREEEAKRQPTANGSKERQAAPADDANAKLARSMQGKQTSSNPKSQSDRFNPQKVAASGFRNDPPKASQAVKETVNNHLENLSERFSANEDLSETFSHSVPLALGVGCAKSGMKYDDISIGLNRADISNLAASRSVVSGDARDAAHQVERRARLLDEHSRKQDGKYLTQNYTGSHQFESGRTSLKEANMNGHDYEGNKIYFSGSLLVQSSKVDQMLKDHDRQIQEAARRARLEKARAGQAQARGM; encoded by the exons ATGGGTTGTGTTTGTGGGAAAGCTTCTCCGTCTGTCAAAGATAGGCGAGATGGCCAAAAGACGAGAGAATTAGCTAAAGGTGCATCAACTGTGGTGTCAAAGAGAAGAGAAAGTTTCAGGGTGAAGGAGAAGTTGGAAAATGGGGATGCTAAGGTTGGTTCTTTCGGTAGGAAAG GATATGGAGTTGTCCCGAAAGCCATGGAGGCGGAGTTGATTGCTGCCGGATGGCCTTCTTCGCTTGCTTCTGTGGCCGGTGAAGCTATTAACGGATGGCTTCCACGCAAGGCTGATACTTTTGAGAAATTAGACAAG ATTGGCCAAGGAACTTATAGTAGCGTATACAAGGCACGTGACCTGGTTAATGATAAAGTTGTTGCGCTCAAAAGAGTGAGGTTTGATAAAATGGATCCCGAAAGTATAAAATTTATGGCAAGGGAGATTGTTATTCTGCGGAGGCTTGATCATCCAAATATCATCAAATTGGAAGGTTTAGTTGTATCAAGAGCATCTTGTAGTCTGTACCTTGTCTTCGAGTACATGGAACACGATCTTACTGGATTGGCGTCTCTTCCCGGTATTAAATTTACAGAGCCGCAG GTTAAATGTTACATGCGACAGCTTTTAAGTGGACTTGATCATTGCCATAATCGAGGTGTTCTGCATCGGGATATCAAGGGTTCTAATCTTCTAATTGACAATAATGGCGCTTTAAAGATTGCAGATTTTGGGTTGGCGAACTTTTTCGATAACCAGCAAAGTGTTCCATTAACAAGCCGTGTTGTGACTCTTTGGTATCGACCGCCAGAGCTATTACTTGGAGCAAGTCATTATGGAGCTGCAGTAGACTTGTGGAGTACTGGCTGTATACTTGGAGAATTATATGTCGCCAAGCCTATAATGCCCGGTAGGACAGAG GTGGAGCAACTACATAAAATCTTTAAGCTTTGTGGTTCGCCAACTGCGGATTATTGGAAAAAAACAAAACTATCTTATTCAGCAGTATTTAAACCTGTACAGCCTTACAAACGGCGTATTGGGGAAAGATTTAAGGAGCTTCCTCCATCTGCTGTCGGATTACTGGAGACACTACTTTCTATCGATCCTTCACTTAGAGGAACAGCAGCTGGTGCTCTTGAGAGTGAG TTCTTCACCACAAAGCCATTTGCTTGTGATCCTTTAACTTTGCCGACATATCCTCCCAGCAAGGAAATTGATGCAAAATTGCGGGAAGAGGAAGCTAAAAG GCAACCCACTGCAAATGGATCAAAAGAACGTCAGGCAGCTCCAGCAGATGATGCTAATGCCAAGTTGGCAAGGTCAATGCAG GGGAAGCAGACCAGTTCCAATCCTAAGAGCCAAAGTGATCGGTTCAATCCCCAGAAGGTAGCTGCTTCTGGCTTTCGAAATGATCCACCTAAAGCATCACAAGCAGTGAAAGAAACTGTCAACAATCACCTCGAGAATCTTTCAGAGAGATTTTCAGCCAACGAGGATCTCTCGGAGACATTTTCTCATTCAGTCCCTCTGGCTCTAGGGGTTGGGTGCGCAAAATCTGGGATGAAATATGATGATATTTCTATTGGTCTGAATAGAGCCGACATATCGAACTTAGCAGCATCCAGGTCCGTTGTGTCTGGAGATGCTCGAGATGCAGCCCATCAAGTAGAAAGGCGAGCGCGGTTGCTAGATGAACATTCGAGGAAGCAGGACGGGAAGTATCTCACGCAGAACTATACGGGTTCTCATCAATTTGAAAGTGGAAGGACCAGTTTGAAGGAGGCAAATATG AACGGCCATGATTACGAGGGAAACAAGATCTATTTTTCTGGTTCACTACTAGTTCAATCAAGTAAAGTAGATCAAATGCTTAAAGACCATGATCGTCAGATCCAGGAAGCTGCACGACGAGCGAGGCTGGAGAAGGCAAGAGCAGGTCAAGCTCAGGCTCGAGGAATGTGA
- the LOC107807634 gene encoding putative serine/threonine-protein kinase At1g54610 isoform X3 gives MGCVCGKASPSVKDRRDGQKTRELAKGASTVVSKRRESFRVKEKLENGDAKVGSFGRKGYGVVPKAMEAELIAAGWPSSLASVAGEAINGWLPRKADTFEKLDKIGQGTYSSVYKARDLVNDKVVALKRVRFDKMDPESIKFMAREIVILRRLDHPNIIKLEGLVVSRASCSLYLVFEYMEHDLTGLASLPGIKFTEPQVKCYMRQLLSGLDHCHNRGVLHRDIKGSNLLIDNNGALKIADFGLANFFDNQQSVPLTSRVVTLWYRPPELLLGASHYGAAVDLWSTGCILGELYVAKPIMPGRTEVEQLHKIFKLCGSPTADYWKKTKLSYSAVFKPVQPYKRRIGERFKELPPSAVGLLETLLSIDPSLRGTAAGALESEFFTTKPFACDPLTLPTYPPSKEIDAKLREEEAKRQPTANGSKERQAAPADDANAKLARSMQQGKQTSSNPKSQSDRFNPQKVAASGFRNDPPKASQAVKETVNNHLENLSERFSANEDLSETFSHSVPLALGVGCAKSGMKYDDISIGLNRADISNLAASRSVVSGDARDAAHQVERRARLLDEHSRKQDGKYLTQNYTGSHQFESGRTSLKEANMNGHDYEGNKIYFSGSLLVQSSKVDQMLKDHDRQIQEAARRARLEKARAGQAQARGM, from the exons ATGGGTTGTGTTTGTGGGAAAGCTTCTCCGTCTGTCAAAGATAGGCGAGATGGCCAAAAGACGAGAGAATTAGCTAAAGGTGCATCAACTGTGGTGTCAAAGAGAAGAGAAAGTTTCAGGGTGAAGGAGAAGTTGGAAAATGGGGATGCTAAGGTTGGTTCTTTCGGTAGGAAAG GATATGGAGTTGTCCCGAAAGCCATGGAGGCGGAGTTGATTGCTGCCGGATGGCCTTCTTCGCTTGCTTCTGTGGCCGGTGAAGCTATTAACGGATGGCTTCCACGCAAGGCTGATACTTTTGAGAAATTAGACAAG ATTGGCCAAGGAACTTATAGTAGCGTATACAAGGCACGTGACCTGGTTAATGATAAAGTTGTTGCGCTCAAAAGAGTGAGGTTTGATAAAATGGATCCCGAAAGTATAAAATTTATGGCAAGGGAGATTGTTATTCTGCGGAGGCTTGATCATCCAAATATCATCAAATTGGAAGGTTTAGTTGTATCAAGAGCATCTTGTAGTCTGTACCTTGTCTTCGAGTACATGGAACACGATCTTACTGGATTGGCGTCTCTTCCCGGTATTAAATTTACAGAGCCGCAG GTTAAATGTTACATGCGACAGCTTTTAAGTGGACTTGATCATTGCCATAATCGAGGTGTTCTGCATCGGGATATCAAGGGTTCTAATCTTCTAATTGACAATAATGGCGCTTTAAAGATTGCAGATTTTGGGTTGGCGAACTTTTTCGATAACCAGCAAAGTGTTCCATTAACAAGCCGTGTTGTGACTCTTTGGTATCGACCGCCAGAGCTATTACTTGGAGCAAGTCATTATGGAGCTGCAGTAGACTTGTGGAGTACTGGCTGTATACTTGGAGAATTATATGTCGCCAAGCCTATAATGCCCGGTAGGACAGAG GTGGAGCAACTACATAAAATCTTTAAGCTTTGTGGTTCGCCAACTGCGGATTATTGGAAAAAAACAAAACTATCTTATTCAGCAGTATTTAAACCTGTACAGCCTTACAAACGGCGTATTGGGGAAAGATTTAAGGAGCTTCCTCCATCTGCTGTCGGATTACTGGAGACACTACTTTCTATCGATCCTTCACTTAGAGGAACAGCAGCTGGTGCTCTTGAGAGTGAG TTCTTCACCACAAAGCCATTTGCTTGTGATCCTTTAACTTTGCCGACATATCCTCCCAGCAAGGAAATTGATGCAAAATTGCGGGAAGAGGAAGCTAAAAG GCAACCCACTGCAAATGGATCAAAAGAACGTCAGGCAGCTCCAGCAGATGATGCTAATGCCAAGTTGGCAAGGTCAATGCAG CAGGGGAAGCAGACCAGTTCCAATCCTAAGAGCCAAAGTGATCGGTTCAATCCCCAGAAGGTAGCTGCTTCTGGCTTTCGAAATGATCCACCTAAAGCATCACAAGCAGTGAAAGAAACTGTCAACAATCACCTCGAGAATCTTTCAGAGAGATTTTCAGCCAACGAGGATCTCTCGGAGACATTTTCTCATTCAGTCCCTCTGGCTCTAGGGGTTGGGTGCGCAAAATCTGGGATGAAATATGATGATATTTCTATTGGTCTGAATAGAGCCGACATATCGAACTTAGCAGCATCCAGGTCCGTTGTGTCTGGAGATGCTCGAGATGCAGCCCATCAAGTAGAAAGGCGAGCGCGGTTGCTAGATGAACATTCGAGGAAGCAGGACGGGAAGTATCTCACGCAGAACTATACGGGTTCTCATCAATTTGAAAGTGGAAGGACCAGTTTGAAGGAGGCAAATATG AACGGCCATGATTACGAGGGAAACAAGATCTATTTTTCTGGTTCACTACTAGTTCAATCAAGTAAAGTAGATCAAATGCTTAAAGACCATGATCGTCAGATCCAGGAAGCTGCACGACGAGCGAGGCTGGAGAAGGCAAGAGCAGGTCAAGCTCAGGCTCGAGGAATGTGA
- the LOC107807634 gene encoding putative serine/threonine-protein kinase At1g54610 isoform X1, with protein MGCVCGKASPSVKDRRDGQKTRELAKGASTVVSKRRESFRVKEKLENGDAKVGSFGRKGNGSKRVGDDHYVKIKQKLEVSVNSFAGYGVVPKAMEAELIAAGWPSSLASVAGEAINGWLPRKADTFEKLDKIGQGTYSSVYKARDLVNDKVVALKRVRFDKMDPESIKFMAREIVILRRLDHPNIIKLEGLVVSRASCSLYLVFEYMEHDLTGLASLPGIKFTEPQVKCYMRQLLSGLDHCHNRGVLHRDIKGSNLLIDNNGALKIADFGLANFFDNQQSVPLTSRVVTLWYRPPELLLGASHYGAAVDLWSTGCILGELYVAKPIMPGRTEVEQLHKIFKLCGSPTADYWKKTKLSYSAVFKPVQPYKRRIGERFKELPPSAVGLLETLLSIDPSLRGTAAGALESEFFTTKPFACDPLTLPTYPPSKEIDAKLREEEAKRQPTANGSKERQAAPADDANAKLARSMQQGKQTSSNPKSQSDRFNPQKVAASGFRNDPPKASQAVKETVNNHLENLSERFSANEDLSETFSHSVPLALGVGCAKSGMKYDDISIGLNRADISNLAASRSVVSGDARDAAHQVERRARLLDEHSRKQDGKYLTQNYTGSHQFESGRTSLKEANMNGHDYEGNKIYFSGSLLVQSSKVDQMLKDHDRQIQEAARRARLEKARAGQAQARGM; from the exons ATGGGTTGTGTTTGTGGGAAAGCTTCTCCGTCTGTCAAAGATAGGCGAGATGGCCAAAAGACGAGAGAATTAGCTAAAGGTGCATCAACTGTGGTGTCAAAGAGAAGAGAAAGTTTCAGGGTGAAGGAGAAGTTGGAAAATGGGGATGCTAAGGTTGGTTCTTTCGGTAGGAAAGGTAATGGATCTAAAAGGGTCGGGGACGATCACTatgtgaaaataaagcaaaagcTTGAAGTTTCTGTGAATAGTTTTGCAGGATATGGAGTTGTCCCGAAAGCCATGGAGGCGGAGTTGATTGCTGCCGGATGGCCTTCTTCGCTTGCTTCTGTGGCCGGTGAAGCTATTAACGGATGGCTTCCACGCAAGGCTGATACTTTTGAGAAATTAGACAAG ATTGGCCAAGGAACTTATAGTAGCGTATACAAGGCACGTGACCTGGTTAATGATAAAGTTGTTGCGCTCAAAAGAGTGAGGTTTGATAAAATGGATCCCGAAAGTATAAAATTTATGGCAAGGGAGATTGTTATTCTGCGGAGGCTTGATCATCCAAATATCATCAAATTGGAAGGTTTAGTTGTATCAAGAGCATCTTGTAGTCTGTACCTTGTCTTCGAGTACATGGAACACGATCTTACTGGATTGGCGTCTCTTCCCGGTATTAAATTTACAGAGCCGCAG GTTAAATGTTACATGCGACAGCTTTTAAGTGGACTTGATCATTGCCATAATCGAGGTGTTCTGCATCGGGATATCAAGGGTTCTAATCTTCTAATTGACAATAATGGCGCTTTAAAGATTGCAGATTTTGGGTTGGCGAACTTTTTCGATAACCAGCAAAGTGTTCCATTAACAAGCCGTGTTGTGACTCTTTGGTATCGACCGCCAGAGCTATTACTTGGAGCAAGTCATTATGGAGCTGCAGTAGACTTGTGGAGTACTGGCTGTATACTTGGAGAATTATATGTCGCCAAGCCTATAATGCCCGGTAGGACAGAG GTGGAGCAACTACATAAAATCTTTAAGCTTTGTGGTTCGCCAACTGCGGATTATTGGAAAAAAACAAAACTATCTTATTCAGCAGTATTTAAACCTGTACAGCCTTACAAACGGCGTATTGGGGAAAGATTTAAGGAGCTTCCTCCATCTGCTGTCGGATTACTGGAGACACTACTTTCTATCGATCCTTCACTTAGAGGAACAGCAGCTGGTGCTCTTGAGAGTGAG TTCTTCACCACAAAGCCATTTGCTTGTGATCCTTTAACTTTGCCGACATATCCTCCCAGCAAGGAAATTGATGCAAAATTGCGGGAAGAGGAAGCTAAAAG GCAACCCACTGCAAATGGATCAAAAGAACGTCAGGCAGCTCCAGCAGATGATGCTAATGCCAAGTTGGCAAGGTCAATGCAG CAGGGGAAGCAGACCAGTTCCAATCCTAAGAGCCAAAGTGATCGGTTCAATCCCCAGAAGGTAGCTGCTTCTGGCTTTCGAAATGATCCACCTAAAGCATCACAAGCAGTGAAAGAAACTGTCAACAATCACCTCGAGAATCTTTCAGAGAGATTTTCAGCCAACGAGGATCTCTCGGAGACATTTTCTCATTCAGTCCCTCTGGCTCTAGGGGTTGGGTGCGCAAAATCTGGGATGAAATATGATGATATTTCTATTGGTCTGAATAGAGCCGACATATCGAACTTAGCAGCATCCAGGTCCGTTGTGTCTGGAGATGCTCGAGATGCAGCCCATCAAGTAGAAAGGCGAGCGCGGTTGCTAGATGAACATTCGAGGAAGCAGGACGGGAAGTATCTCACGCAGAACTATACGGGTTCTCATCAATTTGAAAGTGGAAGGACCAGTTTGAAGGAGGCAAATATG AACGGCCATGATTACGAGGGAAACAAGATCTATTTTTCTGGTTCACTACTAGTTCAATCAAGTAAAGTAGATCAAATGCTTAAAGACCATGATCGTCAGATCCAGGAAGCTGCACGACGAGCGAGGCTGGAGAAGGCAAGAGCAGGTCAAGCTCAGGCTCGAGGAATGTGA
- the LOC107807634 gene encoding putative serine/threonine-protein kinase At1g09600 isoform X5: MEAELIAAGWPSSLASVAGEAINGWLPRKADTFEKLDKIGQGTYSSVYKARDLVNDKVVALKRVRFDKMDPESIKFMAREIVILRRLDHPNIIKLEGLVVSRASCSLYLVFEYMEHDLTGLASLPGIKFTEPQVKCYMRQLLSGLDHCHNRGVLHRDIKGSNLLIDNNGALKIADFGLANFFDNQQSVPLTSRVVTLWYRPPELLLGASHYGAAVDLWSTGCILGELYVAKPIMPGRTEVEQLHKIFKLCGSPTADYWKKTKLSYSAVFKPVQPYKRRIGERFKELPPSAVGLLETLLSIDPSLRGTAAGALESEFFTTKPFACDPLTLPTYPPSKEIDAKLREEEAKRQPTANGSKERQAAPADDANAKLARSMQQGKQTSSNPKSQSDRFNPQKVAASGFRNDPPKASQAVKETVNNHLENLSERFSANEDLSETFSHSVPLALGVGCAKSGMKYDDISIGLNRADISNLAASRSVVSGDARDAAHQVERRARLLDEHSRKQDGKYLTQNYTGSHQFESGRTSLKEANMNGHDYEGNKIYFSGSLLVQSSKVDQMLKDHDRQIQEAARRARLEKARAGQAQARGM, from the exons ATGGAGGCGGAGTTGATTGCTGCCGGATGGCCTTCTTCGCTTGCTTCTGTGGCCGGTGAAGCTATTAACGGATGGCTTCCACGCAAGGCTGATACTTTTGAGAAATTAGACAAG ATTGGCCAAGGAACTTATAGTAGCGTATACAAGGCACGTGACCTGGTTAATGATAAAGTTGTTGCGCTCAAAAGAGTGAGGTTTGATAAAATGGATCCCGAAAGTATAAAATTTATGGCAAGGGAGATTGTTATTCTGCGGAGGCTTGATCATCCAAATATCATCAAATTGGAAGGTTTAGTTGTATCAAGAGCATCTTGTAGTCTGTACCTTGTCTTCGAGTACATGGAACACGATCTTACTGGATTGGCGTCTCTTCCCGGTATTAAATTTACAGAGCCGCAG GTTAAATGTTACATGCGACAGCTTTTAAGTGGACTTGATCATTGCCATAATCGAGGTGTTCTGCATCGGGATATCAAGGGTTCTAATCTTCTAATTGACAATAATGGCGCTTTAAAGATTGCAGATTTTGGGTTGGCGAACTTTTTCGATAACCAGCAAAGTGTTCCATTAACAAGCCGTGTTGTGACTCTTTGGTATCGACCGCCAGAGCTATTACTTGGAGCAAGTCATTATGGAGCTGCAGTAGACTTGTGGAGTACTGGCTGTATACTTGGAGAATTATATGTCGCCAAGCCTATAATGCCCGGTAGGACAGAG GTGGAGCAACTACATAAAATCTTTAAGCTTTGTGGTTCGCCAACTGCGGATTATTGGAAAAAAACAAAACTATCTTATTCAGCAGTATTTAAACCTGTACAGCCTTACAAACGGCGTATTGGGGAAAGATTTAAGGAGCTTCCTCCATCTGCTGTCGGATTACTGGAGACACTACTTTCTATCGATCCTTCACTTAGAGGAACAGCAGCTGGTGCTCTTGAGAGTGAG TTCTTCACCACAAAGCCATTTGCTTGTGATCCTTTAACTTTGCCGACATATCCTCCCAGCAAGGAAATTGATGCAAAATTGCGGGAAGAGGAAGCTAAAAG GCAACCCACTGCAAATGGATCAAAAGAACGTCAGGCAGCTCCAGCAGATGATGCTAATGCCAAGTTGGCAAGGTCAATGCAG CAGGGGAAGCAGACCAGTTCCAATCCTAAGAGCCAAAGTGATCGGTTCAATCCCCAGAAGGTAGCTGCTTCTGGCTTTCGAAATGATCCACCTAAAGCATCACAAGCAGTGAAAGAAACTGTCAACAATCACCTCGAGAATCTTTCAGAGAGATTTTCAGCCAACGAGGATCTCTCGGAGACATTTTCTCATTCAGTCCCTCTGGCTCTAGGGGTTGGGTGCGCAAAATCTGGGATGAAATATGATGATATTTCTATTGGTCTGAATAGAGCCGACATATCGAACTTAGCAGCATCCAGGTCCGTTGTGTCTGGAGATGCTCGAGATGCAGCCCATCAAGTAGAAAGGCGAGCGCGGTTGCTAGATGAACATTCGAGGAAGCAGGACGGGAAGTATCTCACGCAGAACTATACGGGTTCTCATCAATTTGAAAGTGGAAGGACCAGTTTGAAGGAGGCAAATATG AACGGCCATGATTACGAGGGAAACAAGATCTATTTTTCTGGTTCACTACTAGTTCAATCAAGTAAAGTAGATCAAATGCTTAAAGACCATGATCGTCAGATCCAGGAAGCTGCACGACGAGCGAGGCTGGAGAAGGCAAGAGCAGGTCAAGCTCAGGCTCGAGGAATGTGA